A genomic region of Hordeum vulgare subsp. vulgare unplaced genomic scaffold, MorexV3_pseudomolecules_assembly, whole genome shotgun sequence contains the following coding sequences:
- the LOC123418615 gene encoding uncharacterized protein LOC123418615 produces the protein MSSRRHHVCSPAASPLEVDDLLREVLLRLPPLPSSLPRASLVCKRWRRLVSDPGFVRRFRLRHHSNPPLLGFFDRFDGLSFLPTLEAPNRVPRDRFSFQCPDRPRSLGCRDGLMLLFLRDRLQVLVWDPLTGDQHRVAIPAAFDTKRTLTNGAVLRAAGDAPHFRVALVVADGDDEKHIQALACVYSSETGLWGNLISTPVPYQASDSLYSIPTMVYTDDAVLAGGSLYWKLAGNMVGALEFDLEKQTLAVIRVPLHFYGQWKSFKVMRAEGGGMGFLVVSSSDYTAKLWKRKIDCQGVASWELGRTIELDKLLSLKSNEKGPLEILGFAEQNNVMFLWTVIGVFMIQLGSLEFKNLYNTMAFSYYHPFESVYSAGTCVSGGHDRAELLVNT, from the exons AtgagcagccgccgccaccacgtctGCTCGCCGGCGGCCTCGCCGCTGGAAGTCGACGACCTCCTCCGCGAGGTCCTGCTCCGCCTTCCCCCGCTGCCCTCCTCGCTCCCGCGCGCGTCCCTCGTCTGCAAGCGCTGGCGCCGCCTCGTCTCCGACCCCGGCTTCGTCCGCCGATTCCGCCTCCGCCACCACAGCAACCCTCCTCTCCTCGGGTTCTTCGACAGATTCGACGGCCTCTCCTTCCTGCCCACTCTGGAGGCCCCCAATCGCGTTCCTCGCGACCGCTTCTCCTTCCAGTGCCCCGACCGCCCCAGATCCCTCGGATGCCGcgatggcctcatgctcctcttccTCCGTGACCGTCTCCAGGTCCTGGTGTGGGACCCCCTCACCGGCGACCAGCACCGCGTTGCCATCCCTGCGGCGTTCGATACCAAGAGAACCCTGACCAATGGGGCGGTTCTTCGCGCTGCCGGAGACGCCCCACACTTCCGGGTGGCCTTGGTTGTCGCAGATGGCGACGACGAGAAGCATATACAAGCGCTCGCCTGTGTTTACTCGTCGGAGACCGGCCTGTGGGGAAATCTGATCTCCACACCGGTTCCGTACCAGGCTTCCGATAGTCTATACAGTATCCCCACCATGGTTTATACAGATGACGCTGTGCTGGCTGGAGGTTCCCTTTACTGGAAGCTTGCTGGGAATATGGTTGGAGCTCTCGAGTTTGATTTGGAGAAGCAGACTCTAGCTGTGATACGGGTGCCACTGCATTTTTATGGCCAGTGGAAGAGCTTCAAGGTTATGCGGGCCGAGGGTGGCGGGATGGGTTTCCTCGTCGTCTCTAGCTCTGACTACACCGCCAAGTTATGGAAGAGGAAGATTGATTGTCAAGGTGTTGCTTCATGGGAGCTTGGAAGGACTATTGAACTAGACAAGCTACTTTCCCTGAAATCGAATGAGAAAGGGCCCCTTGAGATACTAGGGTTTGCTGAGCAGAATAATGTGATGTTTCTGTGGACAGTTATCGGCGTCTTCATGATCCAGCTGGGGTCATTGGAGTTCAAGAATCTTTATAATACCATGGCCTTTTCTTACTACCATCCATTTGAAAGTGTCTATAGTGCAG GAACATGTGTTTCTGGTGGACACGACAGGGCTGAGCTTTTGGTCAATACGTAA
- the LOC123418622 gene encoding F-box protein At5g03970 translates to MASRRRRRHPCSPAVGPLEDDDLLIEILVRLPPQPSSLPRASAVCRRWRLLLSDPGFSRRFRIHHRRNPPLLGFFVGNEDLPFRPTLDAPDRVSPGRFSLQRGDGDRFMPLGCRHGLVLVFNEPKNQILVWDPVTGDQHCVDVPPVVAIHAKKTRMNGAVLRAAGDGDQHFRVVLTVADNDDKQHRRVLACVYSSETGAWGDLLSAQLPSGVPVSDSPALVSTYMRAVLIGDSLYWRLAGIFYGILEFDLEKQSLAVIPVPVHILEEGHLFSIMPAEGGGLGLLLPTDGCSIQLWKRKTDCDGVASWWLGRTIELDKLLSLNSEENSIMIQGAMGGNNVVLVWTHHMLFTVHLESLQFNKLSGYYPLHQYHPFERVYAAGI, encoded by the exons AtggcgagccgccgccgccgccgccacccctgcTCGCCGGCGGTCGGGCCACTGGAAGACGACGACCTGCTCATCGAGATCCTCGTCCGCCTGCCCCCGCAGCCCTCCTCCCTCCCCCGCGCCTCCGCCGTCTGCAGGCGCTGGCGCCTCCTCCTCTCCGACCCAGGATTCTCCCGCCGCTTCCGCATCCACCACCGCCGCAACCCTCCCCTCCTCGGTTTCTTCGTCGGAAATGAAGATCTGCCGTTCCGACCTACTCTCGACGCCCCCGATCGTGTCTCCCCCGGCCGTTTCTCCTTGCAGCGCGGCGACGGCGACCGGTTCATGCCCCTTGGATGCCGCCATGGCCTGGTACTCGTCTTCAACGAACCTAAGAACCAGATCCTGGTGTGGGACCCCGTCACCGGCGACCAGCACTGCGTTGACGTCCCCCCGGTGGTTGCGATACATGCGAAGAAGACAAGGATGAACGGGGCGGTGCTTCGTGCTGCCGGAGACGGTGACCAACACTTCCGAGTGGTGTTGACAGTGGCAGACAATGACGACAAGCAACACAGACGAGTGCTTGCCTGCGTTTACTCGTCAGAGACTGGCGCATGGGGTGATCTGCTCTCAGCACAGCTTCCATCTGGTGTTCCAGTGAGTGATTCTCCCGCTTTGGTTTCTACTTACATGCGTGCTGTGCTGATTGGGGATTCCCTTTACTGGAGGCTTGctgggattttttatggaattcttGAGTTTGATTTGGAGAAGCAAAGCCTAGCAGTGATACCGGTGCCAGTGCATATCCTTGAAGAGGGCCACCTATTCTCGATTATGCCCGCAGAGGGTGGTGGCCTTGGTTTACTCCTCCCGACAGACGGCTGCAGCATCCAGTTATGGAAGAGGAAGACTGATTGTGATGGTGTTGCTTCATGGTGGCTTGGAAGAACCATTGAACTGGACAAACTACTTTCTCTGAATTCAGAGGAGAATAGCATAATGATACAAGGGGCCATGGGGGGAAATAATGTGGTGCTTGTGTGGACACATCACATGCTCTTTACGGTCCATCTTGAATCATTGCAGTTCAATAAACTTTCTGGGTACTACCCCCTTCATCAGTATCATCCATTTGAAAGAGTCTACGCTGCAG GTATCTAG